The DNA window ACAAAAAATTGGACTGAATTTAGTAGCATTTGCAATTAATTGGGGAAAGAGAAATGGTGCAGTGAGAAGCTTCTTAGCATGCGATGCGGACAATGTAAAAGCTATTAAATTATATGAAGGGCTAGGATACGAAAGAAAAACAAAGCGTGGTCAAATTAATATGGAAAAGATGCTATAAAGATATTTCCTAAGGACATATTTCAGGAATGGAGCGGACATGAGAGTACTATGAAGAATCAATTGATTTTAAAAGACCAATACAAGGAGTGATAAGATTGTATGTAGAAAGTGAGATAAAAGTATTTGCAGGAAGTACAGGTAAAGAGTTTGCCGAGAATGTCTGCAATTATTTAGGCTCAGAGTTAGGAAAATCAAAGGCTATTACATTTAGTGAGGGTAATACTTATGTAAAAGTTGAAGAAACTGTTAGAAATAAAGATGTATATTTAGTACAATCTATTGGACTCCGTCCCAATGAGGAATTTACTGAAATATTGTTTTGGATGGATGCTTTTAAAAGAGCAAGTGCACATTCTGTAACAGTTGTTATGCCATATTTTTCGTATGCTAAAGGAGATAAAAAAGATGAGCCAAGGGTATCAATAAGAGGGAGAGTATGTGCAGAATGTATTGAATTGGCTGGAGCAGATAGAGTTGTCACAATGGATTTACACAGTCCACAGATTCAGGGCTTTTTTAAGAAGCCAGTGGATCATTTACTTGCTCTGCCTATATTATGTGAATACATAAAATCCTTGAAAATCGAAGATTTAGTAGTTGTATCACCAGATTCAGGCTTTGCGAAAGAAGCTAGAAAATATGCAAAATATTTAAAATTACCAGTTGCAATTGGCGATAAGGAACGAGAAGGACATGACGAAAACGCTAAAGTAATTGATATTATCGGCAATGTGGAAGGTAAGAATGCATTAATTGTAGATGATTTCACTATTTCTGGAGGTACGTTAATTAATTTAGCCGATGAATTGAAAAAACGTGGAGTAAAGAAAATTTTTGCATGCTTATCTCATGTATTATTAAATGAAAGAGGAGTTGCAAATCTTGAAAATAGTCAAATAGAAAAGCTTATTTCAACTGATTCAGTATGTAATCCCTATCTGTTAAACAGCAGAAAAATCAAAATTATTTCAGTTGCGCCATTATTTGCAGAAGCAATTAGAAGGATACATAGACAGGAGTCAGTTAGTCCATTATTTGATGAAGTACCAATTGGAGTAATTCAAACAGAAGATTAGCATAAAGGTGCATGATGTTCAATCCTTAGAGCAATATGTGCCGTACCCTCATATTGCAGTTTCAGAAACTAAAAATTAGGATGTCAAAGTACTTATGAAAGGAGCAAGGTTATGGGTAAAAAAATAATTATGATATTCATAGTATTAGGCCTTTTAACTATAACTGCCTGTGATAGAAATGCTTATAAAAAAGATGATAACAAAAAGGAAGTAGAAAATGAAATAAATAAACAAAATGAAGATGAAGCAAAATCTAGTAACGATGATAAAATCGATGGGGATCATGAAGGTAAAAATCCTGATGCTGATGAGGATGACAATGAGACAAGCGGGGATGTTACGCTTATAACACATGAAAACAATCCATTATTAGAATTGGCACTTCAAGGGAAAGTAGATGGTATTGATTTTGGAATAGGAGCATCTACTGATAAAATTATTGAAGAATGGGGACTTCCAGATGAATATGATTACTTTTTGGGAGGGCTGTATTTCAGATATGATGACAAAAATATTTTGTTTTTAACTGATGCTGAAAAAGATGATGAAGAAATAATACATGGAGAAGTAAAATGTATAGGGATTTTTGAAGAAAATAAAGAAGTCTTTAACGTAAAAATCGGCATGACTTTCGATGAAATCATATCAATATTAGGAGAGCCAACATATGTAAATACATTTGAACAAAATGAAGAGTCTGAGCTTTTGGCAGGGAGTTGGACTATTGTGTATGATACAGGAGAGTATGAGATTGTATTTGCTTCAAATGCAGAAAAAGGACCAGTAGATGTAGTTTATTTTTGGGGAAAGAACTGATTAGTGAGCTCAGCTTTTACAGGAAAATATGCTGAAATGTATTTATATAATCAGCAATTATATAAGAGATAAGATTATGAGGGGGTGAAAAAGGATTTCTAGAGAAGATTTTTCTCTTAAAAATTACTGGAAAAGGGGGAAGAAATATAATGTTTGAAGTTAACAAAATTTATAATGGATTTAAACTAATCCAAGAGAGTAAGATTGACGAGTTACAATCAGTAGGGAGACTGTTTTATCATGAAAAGTCAGGAGCAAGACTTCTTCATTTAGAAAATGAAGATGATAACAAGGTGTTTTCAATTGGCTTTAGGACACCACCAACAGACGATACAGGGGTTCCACACATTTTAGAGCACTGTGTATTGGCTGGCTCTAGAAAATACACTACGAAGGAACCATTTATGGATATGGTAAAAGGCTCATTGCAAACCTTTATCAATGCCATGACCTTTAGTGATAAAACCGTATATCCTGTTGCCAGCAGAAATGAAAAGGACTTTTATAATTTGATGGATGTGTATCTAGATGCAGTATTTTATCCCCAAATTTATGAATTACCGGAGATTTTTATGCAAGAGGGCTGGCATCATGAAATATTTAATAAGGAAGACAATATTACCTACAAGGGTGTAGTTTATAATGAGATGAAGGGAGCATACTCAACTCCAGAGACTATATTAATGGAGGCTGTTTCACGTTCCTTATTCCCAGATACATGCTATAGATATTCTTCAGGTGGAGATCCAGATGCTATACCAGATTTGACTCATGAATCCTTTTTAAATTTTCATAGCAAATTATATCATCCATCTAATAGCTATATATTCCTTTATGGTGATGGAGATATAGAAAAACAACTTGCTTATATTGATGAAAATTATTTATCAAATTTTGATAAAATAGAAGTGAATTCCCATATTAAAAGACAGGAACCATTTGCTTCAAAAAGAGAGCTAACTAATTATTACAATATTTCATCAGATGACAATCCTGAGAATAAGACATATTTAAGCATGAATTTTGTATTGGGAGACAATTCTGATTTAGAATCTTATTTAATGAATGATATTATTTCAAAAATATTAATAGATTCTCAAGCAGCACCTTTAAAGAAGGCTCTAATAGATGCTGGAATAGGTGAAGATATATTTGTAGCTTCCGCAGGTGGCTTACAGTACGGAATGGGCATAGTTGCCAAAAATACTTCCATAGATAAAAAAGAAGAATTTGAAGATGTTATATTTAAGACATTGAATAAACTAGTTGAAGAAGGTATAGATAAGGAGCTAATAGAAGCTTCGATTAATGTAGTAGAGTATGATTTAAGAGAAGCATCAGGTTTTGCGACAAAGGGAATAATGTACAAGATTAGAGCTATGGATAGCTGGTTATATGATGGCAATCCAATTGAACATCTAAAATATGATGAAACAATTAAGAAATTAAGAGAAAATATTCAAAGCGATTATTTTGAAGAATATATTAAAGAAAAGTTTATAAATAATAATCATAGTTCTTTAGTTATTATTGAACCTAAAAAAGGTTTGGCCGAGGAAAAGGAAAAAACTCTTCAGGAAAAACTAAATGGGTTTAAAAATTCCCTAAGTGAAAAGGAGTTAGAGAAGCTAATAGGAGATAATGTAAACCTTAGAAATATGCAATTATCTGACGACACAGAGGAAGCAAAGGCTACAATACCAAAGCTTGCCATATCAGATGTTAATCCAAAGGCTGAGGTTATTCCTCAAGAAGTAATAAGAGATGATGAGTTCACCATATTGTTTCATGATATATTTACAAGTAAAATAGCATATCTGGATTTATATTTTGATAGCTCTATAATTGAGGAGAAATATATTCCGTATATGAACTTATTAGCTGAATTATTAGGTAAAATGGATACAAAATATAAATCCTATGGAGAATTATCGAATAGTATTTATGTAAGTACAGGAGGAATTAAATTTAATACAGAGGCATTAATAAAAGAAGATAATATTCAGGAGTTCATACCTAAGTTTATTGTCAGCGGTAAGGCTATTGGAGATAATATAACTACGCTAATCAGCTTAATGGCTGAACTAATTTTAGATACAAAGCTGGAAGACCACAATAGAATTAAGGAATTGCTGCTACAAATAAAATCAAGGATGGAAATGAATATTTTCAGAAGAGGTAATTCAGTTGCAACAAGTAGAGTGGGTTCATATTTTTCTGCACCTTGGAGATATGTTGAAAAGCTAAAAGGATTAGATTTCTTCTGGTTTATATCAGATTTAGCTGAGAACTTTGATAATAAAAAAGATGAAATAGTTACAAATTTAAATTATGTATATAATAAGATATTTAACCTAAACAATTTAATTGTAAGCTTTACGGGTGACAATGATGATTTGACTACTGTAAGGGATAATCTAGATATCATAACTGAAAGATTAAATAAAGATATATTTACTCAAGAAAAATATAGCTTTAGTGAAGAAAAATTAAATGAAGGTATTTTATCTAATTCCAATGTTCAATATGTAGCTAAGGGATATGACTTCAAAAAACTAGGCTATGAATATCACGGCAGTATGAGAGTTCTAGAAACCATATTAAATGGAGATTATCTGCACAACAGAGTTAGAGCACAGGGTGGAGCCTATGGAGTTGGTATTTCTCTAGAAAGGGCAGGACATCTAACAGTATACTCCTATAGAGATCCTAACCTTAAAGAAACACTGTCCGTATATGATAACATGGCAGATTATATAAGTAAATTAGAATTAAATGACACTGAGCTTACACAATTTATTATAGGTGCAATAGCACGTTTAGAACCAGCAATGACTCCTTACAGAAAGGGTCAAATTCAAGCTAATAGATATATAATCAATATAACCATGGAGGATATCCAAGAAATAAGGAATGAAGTATTATCTACAAATATTGAAAGAATAAAATCCTTCGTGCCATTGTTAAATGATACAATGAAAGAAGAGTATATATGCGTATTGGGTAATGAAAATAAGATAAAAGAAAATGAAAGGGTATTTAATAATTTTGTTAAATTGATGAAGTAAAATAATGGACCTGATTTGAATATAAATCAGGTCTTTTATGGTATTACACTTATCACAGATACAAGGTAGTTGAAGGAGAAGCTCTGGTTTGAGGTACAGGAGCTATATTAGAATTATTTGGAGGATTTAATGAGAAAGCATGTTAAGCAACTATTAATTATTTTATTAGTATTTTTAGATCAAGCTATCAAGCTGACTATTTCTGCTTTTTTCTTGAGCTATAATGTCCCTATAATAAAAGGTTATATAAGCTTTTTACCAGTTCATAATGATAAGTACTCTTATTTAGGTTCATTGCTTAATTTAAACTTTGGGAAAGCCTTAAATTCCATTATAGTTGTCATCAGTATGATTTTGATCTATTATTTATATAAATTTGCAATAGCTAAAAATAAGAGTACAAGATTCGTTAATGCATCTTTTATTTTCTTTATATCTGGATGTATATGCTCGCTAATAGATAGAGTATTCTGGTCAGGAAGCTTAGATTATATAAGCTTACATGGATTTTTTGTATTTGACTTAAAGGACGTATTACTTTCTCTTGGGGCTGCTATGATTGTGCTGGAGGTCATAGTATATATCAAGCAGAATCCAAAAAAGACCTTAAAAACTGGAATAAAGGAAGACATAGCTCTTATTAAAGAATTTATGAATTTTGTTAAGAAGGATATGATGAAGAGAGTAAGGATAAGTAAAAGAGAATTGTAGAGCATCTTAAGATTCCTATAAGTCCTTGAGGAGATAAAATATCATAACTCAAGGATTTTTTGTTGAAAAAATTCAAATGTAGTATTTAGTAGCAGGTATTTAGGATTTGTTATTGAATAATATGGTAAAGTATGTTGTCAATAACAGTATCTAATATATGAAAATTGGAGGCTCTGTTCATTACACATAGTAAGTATTAAAATAGACATCTTAGGAGGAAAAGCCATGAATGTATTTACCAGAAACATAAAAGATATACAACCTAGCCAACTATATATTAGTAAAACGAAATTATCTAAAGTAGAAGAATATTTGGATTCAGTAGATATAGCTGATATTGATCCCCTGCCTATAAAGAAGATTGGGAAAAACATATTTTTTACAGACGGACATACTAGGGCATTTGCATTAATGAAAAAGGGTATAGAGGAAGTTAAGGTTTATTGGGATGAAGATGATCTTGATTGGCTACAATATCTGATTTGTATTAATTGGTGCAATAAAAAAGAAATTAAGACTATTAGAGACCTTAGGGACAGAGTAGTAGATGATGAGGATTATCAAAAATTATGGAATGCTAGATGTGATTCTATGCAAAAAAGAACTATGAATAATTTAGATTATTATATAGACATTAGAACTATTTCGGAGGGCACAGAAAAAAGTGATATCTGTGAATTAGTGCTAAGAGCTCTACCAACTTGGTTTGGCATAGAGGAAGCAATAAAAGAATATATTAATGGAGTTAAAGATAAAGCTTTTCTCTCAGCATATATAGGAGATGTACCTGTAGGCTTTTTATCAATAAAAGACCATAATGAATTTACTAGTGAAATTTATGTAGTAGGTATTTTAAAAGAACTTCATGGGAGAGGCATGGGAAAAAGGCTTGTAAAAGCTGCTGAAGATATACTAATTAATCAAAACAAAAAATTTTTAACCGTAAAAACCCTAGGCAGTTCTCATCCAGACGAAGGCTACAAAAAAACAAGGAAATTTTACAGAGCTGTAG is part of the Proteiniborus sp. MB09-C3 genome and encodes:
- a CDS encoding ribose-phosphate diphosphokinase produces the protein MYVESEIKVFAGSTGKEFAENVCNYLGSELGKSKAITFSEGNTYVKVEETVRNKDVYLVQSIGLRPNEEFTEILFWMDAFKRASAHSVTVVMPYFSYAKGDKKDEPRVSIRGRVCAECIELAGADRVVTMDLHSPQIQGFFKKPVDHLLALPILCEYIKSLKIEDLVVVSPDSGFAKEARKYAKYLKLPVAIGDKEREGHDENAKVIDIIGNVEGKNALIVDDFTISGGTLINLADELKKRGVKKIFACLSHVLLNERGVANLENSQIEKLISTDSVCNPYLLNSRKIKIISVAPLFAEAIRRIHRQESVSPLFDEVPIGVIQTED
- a CDS encoding DUF4309 domain-containing protein, translating into MGKKIIMIFIVLGLLTITACDRNAYKKDDNKKEVENEINKQNEDEAKSSNDDKIDGDHEGKNPDADEDDNETSGDVTLITHENNPLLELALQGKVDGIDFGIGASTDKIIEEWGLPDEYDYFLGGLYFRYDDKNILFLTDAEKDDEEIIHGEVKCIGIFEENKEVFNVKIGMTFDEIISILGEPTYVNTFEQNEESELLAGSWTIVYDTGEYEIVFASNAEKGPVDVVYFWGKN
- a CDS encoding insulinase family protein, translating into MFEVNKIYNGFKLIQESKIDELQSVGRLFYHEKSGARLLHLENEDDNKVFSIGFRTPPTDDTGVPHILEHCVLAGSRKYTTKEPFMDMVKGSLQTFINAMTFSDKTVYPVASRNEKDFYNLMDVYLDAVFYPQIYELPEIFMQEGWHHEIFNKEDNITYKGVVYNEMKGAYSTPETILMEAVSRSLFPDTCYRYSSGGDPDAIPDLTHESFLNFHSKLYHPSNSYIFLYGDGDIEKQLAYIDENYLSNFDKIEVNSHIKRQEPFASKRELTNYYNISSDDNPENKTYLSMNFVLGDNSDLESYLMNDIISKILIDSQAAPLKKALIDAGIGEDIFVASAGGLQYGMGIVAKNTSIDKKEEFEDVIFKTLNKLVEEGIDKELIEASINVVEYDLREASGFATKGIMYKIRAMDSWLYDGNPIEHLKYDETIKKLRENIQSDYFEEYIKEKFINNNHSSLVIIEPKKGLAEEKEKTLQEKLNGFKNSLSEKELEKLIGDNVNLRNMQLSDDTEEAKATIPKLAISDVNPKAEVIPQEVIRDDEFTILFHDIFTSKIAYLDLYFDSSIIEEKYIPYMNLLAELLGKMDTKYKSYGELSNSIYVSTGGIKFNTEALIKEDNIQEFIPKFIVSGKAIGDNITTLISLMAELILDTKLEDHNRIKELLLQIKSRMEMNIFRRGNSVATSRVGSYFSAPWRYVEKLKGLDFFWFISDLAENFDNKKDEIVTNLNYVYNKIFNLNNLIVSFTGDNDDLTTVRDNLDIITERLNKDIFTQEKYSFSEEKLNEGILSNSNVQYVAKGYDFKKLGYEYHGSMRVLETILNGDYLHNRVRAQGGAYGVGISLERAGHLTVYSYRDPNLKETLSVYDNMADYISKLELNDTELTQFIIGAIARLEPAMTPYRKGQIQANRYIINITMEDIQEIRNEVLSTNIERIKSFVPLLNDTMKEEYICVLGNENKIKENERVFNNFVKLMK
- a CDS encoding signal peptidase II, yielding MRKHVKQLLIILLVFLDQAIKLTISAFFLSYNVPIIKGYISFLPVHNDKYSYLGSLLNLNFGKALNSIIVVISMILIYYLYKFAIAKNKSTRFVNASFIFFISGCICSLIDRVFWSGSLDYISLHGFFVFDLKDVLLSLGAAMIVLEVIVYIKQNPKKTLKTGIKEDIALIKEFMNFVKKDMMKRVRISKREL
- a CDS encoding GNAT family N-acetyltransferase, whose protein sequence is MNVFTRNIKDIQPSQLYISKTKLSKVEEYLDSVDIADIDPLPIKKIGKNIFFTDGHTRAFALMKKGIEEVKVYWDEDDLDWLQYLICINWCNKKEIKTIRDLRDRVVDDEDYQKLWNARCDSMQKRTMNNLDYYIDIRTISEGTEKSDICELVLRALPTWFGIEEAIKEYINGVKDKAFLSAYIGDVPVGFLSIKDHNEFTSEIYVVGILKELHGRGMGKRLVKAAEDILINQNKKFLTVKTLGSSHPDEGYKKTRKFYRAVGFYPLEEFTEIWGKENPCLLMVKNI